A window from Holophagales bacterium encodes these proteins:
- a CDS encoding lytic transglycosylase domain-containing protein, with protein sequence MRRSPPPRSSRSRRRPRRRPRPFPRRLHTAGAAPAPRVTAEALRSLEREAAEAARAEDWPDVLAHLSQLYRLSPARYADGRFDFLTARALAGLGRLDEAIVRFERYVATGDIFDVPARLAAARFRFQKGDGLGALELLFPLLQRKEGAVARRALRTALDALETRFDPVALSRLVAAQPQTPARERRRLQALRAEGLEREGAAAEATALRLSLLAEGRRDDAAATLLARELKGREPKDLPDAVLRLLVDTARSQRDLELAERLAAERERRALAGRDAAETATARFELARLRGSRGRFAEAAKGHETLLAALPKTFRAPRDKKDDGYGTASFAGRVRFNLGAMKEKLGDLDGAVAEFRRVEDGKAGPAGLAVLQRARLEIRRGQLDRAEELLLRPKIAAEAGRIEALLLLVERRAQAGDGAGAARALAPVEALAKARRLEEPWASEIAFWRGLVAHTRRLPEAALASWASVLASVPGSFAAEQAAARIATLPAGVREKFVKASRSEGEKLLSSGNSRAARERLLPAAMLGDAAALASLRLAYSRLPGYAEILLAPELPDETLPDLCGDAAACRLLQLGLAQDAEPIVRDARRLDTLLGCLVAARLAEDADAGPAALEAADALSRKVPRDFLLDLAPRTVRRGLAPRPFDRLVAQTAAELGVPRDLLYAVMRQESRFDREAASPAAARGLMQLTLPAAGEAARELNEEPPAYAELYDPARSIRLGAQTLRSLLDRFGNDAALAASGYNAGAGQTVLWSGGSDRPAEALLAAISYTETRTYVRRVLANRRAYRLALPAEESIGGRR encoded by the coding sequence GTGCGGCGCTCGCCGCCGCCGCGCTCCTCGCGCTCGCGCCGGCGGCCGCGCAGACGTCCGCGGCCGTTCCCCCGCCGCCTCCACACCGCCGGCGCCGCCCCCGCGCCGCGCGTCACGGCCGAGGCGCTCCGATCCCTCGAGCGCGAAGCGGCCGAGGCCGCTCGAGCCGAGGACTGGCCCGACGTCCTCGCGCACCTCTCACAGCTCTACCGCCTCTCCCCCGCCCGCTACGCCGACGGCCGCTTCGACTTCCTCACGGCGCGCGCCCTCGCCGGGCTCGGCCGACTCGACGAGGCCATCGTGCGGTTCGAGCGCTACGTCGCGACGGGAGACATCTTCGACGTCCCGGCGCGCCTGGCCGCCGCGCGATTCCGTTTCCAGAAGGGAGACGGCCTCGGCGCCCTCGAGCTCCTCTTCCCGCTCCTCCAGCGGAAGGAGGGGGCCGTCGCCCGGCGCGCCCTGCGCACCGCCCTCGACGCCCTCGAGACCCGCTTCGACCCGGTCGCCCTTTCGCGACTCGTGGCCGCGCAGCCGCAGACGCCGGCCCGCGAGCGCCGCCGTCTCCAGGCGCTCCGGGCCGAAGGGCTCGAGCGCGAAGGGGCCGCCGCGGAGGCCACGGCGCTGCGCCTCTCCCTCCTCGCCGAAGGGCGGCGCGACGACGCCGCGGCGACGCTCCTCGCCCGGGAGCTCAAGGGAAGGGAGCCGAAGGACCTTCCCGACGCCGTCCTGCGCCTCCTCGTCGACACGGCGCGTTCCCAGCGCGACCTCGAGCTCGCCGAGCGGCTCGCTGCCGAGCGCGAGCGGCGCGCCCTCGCCGGTCGCGACGCCGCCGAGACCGCGACCGCCCGCTTCGAGCTCGCCCGCCTGCGCGGCTCCCGCGGCCGATTCGCCGAGGCCGCGAAGGGGCACGAGACGCTCCTCGCCGCGCTGCCGAAGACGTTCCGCGCCCCGCGCGACAAGAAGGACGACGGCTACGGGACGGCCTCCTTCGCCGGCCGCGTCCGCTTCAACCTCGGCGCGATGAAGGAGAAGCTCGGCGACCTCGACGGCGCCGTCGCCGAGTTCCGCCGCGTCGAGGACGGCAAGGCCGGGCCCGCCGGCCTCGCCGTTCTCCAGCGGGCGCGCCTCGAGATCCGGCGCGGCCAGCTCGACCGCGCCGAGGAGCTCCTCCTCCGGCCGAAGATCGCGGCGGAGGCCGGCCGTATCGAGGCGCTCCTCCTCCTCGTCGAGCGGCGCGCGCAGGCGGGCGACGGCGCAGGGGCCGCCCGGGCCCTGGCGCCGGTCGAGGCGCTCGCGAAGGCGCGCCGCCTCGAGGAGCCCTGGGCTTCGGAGATCGCCTTCTGGAGGGGCCTCGTCGCTCACACGCGGCGGCTCCCCGAGGCCGCGCTCGCCAGCTGGGCGTCGGTCCTCGCGTCGGTCCCGGGCTCTTTCGCCGCCGAGCAGGCCGCCGCCCGCATCGCCACGCTCCCCGCCGGCGTCCGCGAGAAGTTCGTGAAGGCCTCGCGCAGCGAGGGCGAGAAGCTCCTCTCGTCGGGGAACTCCCGCGCGGCCCGCGAGCGCCTCCTCCCCGCGGCGATGCTCGGCGACGCCGCCGCCCTCGCGTCCCTCAGGCTCGCCTACTCGCGCCTTCCTGGCTACGCGGAGATCCTCCTCGCCCCCGAGCTCCCCGACGAGACTCTTCCCGACCTCTGCGGCGACGCCGCCGCCTGCCGGCTCCTCCAGCTCGGCCTCGCCCAGGACGCCGAGCCGATCGTCCGCGACGCGCGCCGGCTCGACACCCTCCTCGGCTGCCTCGTCGCCGCGCGTCTCGCCGAGGACGCCGACGCGGGCCCCGCGGCGCTCGAGGCCGCCGACGCCCTCTCCCGAAAAGTCCCGCGCGACTTCCTCCTCGACCTCGCCCCGCGCACCGTCCGCCGCGGCCTCGCCCCCCGCCCCTTCGACCGTCTGGTCGCGCAGACGGCGGCCGAGCTGGGCGTCCCGAGGGACCTCCTGTACGCCGTCATGCGCCAGGAGAGCCGGTTCGACCGCGAGGCGGCCTCTCCCGCGGCCGCGCGAGGCCTCATGCAGCTCACTCTCCCCGCCGCGGGCGAGGCGGCGCGCGAGCTGAACGAGGAGCCCCCCGCCTACGCCGAGCTGTACGACCCGGCGCGTTCGATCCGCCTCGGGGCGCAGACGCTCCGCTCGCTCCTCGACCGCTTCGGCAACGATGCCGCTCTCGCCGCCTCTGGCTACAACGCCGGCGCCGGCCAGACCGTCCTCTGGAGCGGCGGGAGCGACCGGCCGGCCGAGGCGCTCCTGGCGGCGATCAGCTACACCGAGACACGCACCTACGTGCGGCGCGTCCTGGCGAACCGCCGGGCCTACCGGCTCGCGCTGCCCGCCGAGGAGTCGATCGGCGGCCGCCGGTAG
- a CDS encoding methyltransferase domain-containing protein: protein MARSARADLGRPPRRRAFPSFLPLVRALRGRGAPRLRGGAAPAWFHARRREEADAEDAARFLALAKRRASGEPLQYLLGEWEFLGRTFRVDPRALIPRGETEAIVEMARAAAPSARAILDAGTGSGILAVSIALERPGARVVAVDRSEAALALARANARLHGVSGASPSSPPTGSRALRHAPRSISPSPTPPTFRASTRRTSTGPSPTTSRTSPSSAATTASTPSASSSGSSPRGSSPERRSSSRSATGRPAR, encoded by the coding sequence ATGGCAAGATCCGCGCGTGCCGACCTGGGCCGACCTCCTCGCCGAAGGGCGTTCCCTTCTTTCCTCCCCCTCGTTCGCGCCCTACGAGGCCGAGGAGCTCCTCGCCTTCGCGGCGGGGCGGCCCCGGCCTGGTTCCACGCCCGGCGGCGCGAGGAGGCGGACGCCGAGGACGCGGCGCGCTTCCTCGCCCTCGCCAAGCGCCGCGCCTCTGGAGAGCCGCTCCAGTACCTCCTGGGCGAGTGGGAGTTTCTCGGACGCACGTTCCGCGTCGACCCGCGCGCCCTCATTCCGCGCGGCGAGACCGAGGCCATCGTCGAGATGGCCCGCGCCGCCGCACCGTCGGCCCGCGCGATCCTCGACGCCGGCACAGGGAGCGGCATCCTCGCGGTGTCGATCGCCCTCGAAAGGCCAGGGGCGCGCGTCGTCGCCGTCGACCGCTCCGAGGCCGCGCTCGCCCTCGCGCGGGCGAACGCCCGCCTCCACGGCGTCTCCGGCGCGTCTCCTTCGTCGCCTCCGACTGGCTCTCGGGCCTTGCGCCACGCCCCTCGTTCGATCTCGCCGTCGCCAACCCCCCCTACGTTCCGCGCCTCGACGCGCCGCACATCGACAGGACCGTCTCCGACCACGAGCCGCACCTCGCCCTCTTCGGCGGCGACGACGGCCTCGACGCCGTCCGCGTCCTCCTCCGGGAGCTCCCCGAGAGGCTCCAGCCCGGAGCGCCGTTCCTCTTCGAGATCGGCTACGGGCAGGCCAGCGAGGTGA
- a CDS encoding M20/M25/M40 family metallo-hydrolase, with the protein MSRSRALLLLSGLGLIAAGGPAAAGAFPPAVERLRAYVRLDTSNPPGNEIRGALYLKELLARGGVASEIFEPEPGRANLYARLRGTGSAPGLVLHHHIDVVPASAAGWLRPPFAAVVFNDLVLHGRGVLDTKGLGIAQLEAFLALKRSGRAPARDVVFLATADEERGGRLGVSAVYEKRPAWLAGVGEVLGEGRTSRRSSTRPVVRHRGAAEGGALAASRSGRGRARGVRGRVGDRPRAWPGPPRDSPR; encoded by the coding sequence GTGTCGCGCTCCCGAGCACTGCTCCTCCTCTCCGGTCTCGGCCTGATCGCCGCGGGGGGTCCGGCCGCGGCAGGCGCGTTTCCCCCGGCCGTCGAGAGGCTCCGCGCCTACGTGCGCCTCGACACGTCGAACCCGCCCGGCAACGAGATCCGTGGTGCGCTCTACCTGAAGGAGCTCCTCGCGAGAGGTGGCGTCGCGTCGGAGATCTTCGAGCCGGAGCCCGGCCGGGCGAACCTGTACGCGAGGCTGCGCGGGACGGGCAGCGCGCCGGGGCTGGTGCTGCACCATCACATCGACGTGGTGCCGGCGAGCGCCGCGGGCTGGCTGCGCCCGCCGTTCGCGGCGGTCGTCTTCAACGATCTCGTCCTCCACGGCCGTGGCGTCCTCGACACGAAGGGGCTCGGCATCGCCCAGCTCGAGGCCTTCCTCGCGCTGAAGCGATCCGGAAGGGCACCCGCGCGGGACGTCGTCTTCCTCGCGACGGCGGACGAGGAGCGGGGCGGGCGGCTCGGAGTCTCCGCGGTGTACGAGAAGCGGCCTGCCTGGCTCGCCGGCGTCGGGGAGGTCCTCGGCGAGGGGAGGACGTCGAGACGATCGTCGACAAGGCCGGTGGTTCGGCATCGAGGTGCAGCAGAAGGGGGCGCTCTGGCTGCGTCTCGAAGCGGGCGGGGGCGGGCACGCGGCGTCCGCGGACGCGTCGGGGACCGGCCGCGCGCGTGGCCGGGGCCGCCGCGCGACTCGCCGCGATGA
- a CDS encoding DUF420 domain-containing protein, whose product MEQPRRPAREGRLRPRGALPDEGGLRRLPTVNAILNGTAATLLLAGFFLIRSGSAPGPPARDDPRVRLLGPLLVSYLVYHAPVGSVRFQGTGAVRTLYLSILLTHTVLAAAVPFLAVGRSSSRAGERFGEPPPARRASPSPSGSTSRHRCRHLPHALPHGLLTPCPPGRAPAATGSAGRNARGLAAASRRSRPVSTPSANQSTRILSFTPWIPAVVVVHAERKRPICLDAAEDPGSPKARDRGRERRRRPGRPPARCAAPVEPRLRRRGLARGREERRHLHARVVDHLHRVGQERLRARRGEQAHVHLGPGLLRMGGVHRVAVRAEAGHRQRCRRGGASATA is encoded by the coding sequence ATGGAGCAGCCCCGTCGACCAGCTCGAGAAGGACGTCTGCGCCCTCGCGGCGCGCTGCCGGATGAGGGTGGGCTTCGCCGACTCCCGACCGTCAACGCGATCCTGAACGGCACGGCTGCGACGCTCCTGCTCGCGGGCTTCTTCCTGATCCGCTCCGGCAGCGCGCCAGGCCCACCGGCGCGCGATGACCCTCGCGTTCGCCTGCTCGGTCCTCTTCTCGTCTCCTACCTCGTCTACCACGCCCCGGTCGGAAGCGTTCGCTTCCAGGGGACGGGCGCCGTCCGGACGCTCTATCTCTCGATCCTCCTGACGCACACGGTCCTCGCCGCCGCCGTTCCGTTCCTGGCGGTCGGCCGCTCGTCCTCGCGCGCAGGGGAGCGGTTCGGAGAGCCACCGCCGGCTCGCCGGGCGTCACCCTCCCCATCTGGCTCTACGTCCCGTCACCGGTGTCGTCATCTACCTCATGCTCTACCGCATGGGCTTCTGACGCCCTGTCCGCCGGGGCGAGCCCCCGCCGCGACGGGTTCAGCGGGGCGGAACGCCCGCGGGCTCGCGGCCGCCTCGCGACGATCCCGTCCCGTCTCGACCCCCTCGGCGAACCAGTCGACGCGCATCCTCTCGTTCACGCCGTGGATTCCCGCCGTCGTAGTAGTTCACGCGGAACGGAAGCGCCCCATATGCCTGGATGCCGCGGAAGACCCTGGTTCTCCGAAAGCCCGGGACCGAGGACGGGAGCGACGACGGCGCCCGGGACGGCCGCCAGCACGCTGCGCAGCACCTGTAGAGCCCCGTCTCCGGCGACGCGGCCTCGCCCGTGGCCGAGAGGAGCGTCGTCACCTTCACGCCCGGGTCGTCGATCACCTTCACCGCGTCGGCCAGGAACGCCTCCGGGCTCGTCGAGGGGAGCAGGCGCACGTCCACCTCGGCCCAGGCCTTCTGCGGATGGGCGGCGTTCACCGCGTCGCTGTCCGTGCCGAGGCGGGTCACCGACAGCGGTGTCGGAGAGGAGGAGCCTCTGCCACGGCGTGA